Part of the Kineococcus aurantiacus genome, CCCGGGCCGGCACCCCCGTCATGGCGTGGATGGCCGGCACCGACCTGCACGCCCGGCACGAGGTCGAGCAGGCGCAGGGCCGGCCCATGCCGGGCATGGCCACGGCGGCCGAGGTGGCGCGGCTGGGCACCGAGACGGGACGGACCTTCGAGGTCGACTTCCTGCAGCTGATGCTGCGACACCACGAGGGGGGCGTCGAGATGGCGCAGTACGGCGCCGAGCACGCCACGACGCAGGAGGTCCGCGACCTGGCGCGGGCCATCGCGGCGAGCCAGCGGGCGGAGTCGGAGGTGCTCACCGGCTACCTCGCCGCGCGCGGCGCCCAGCCCCTGCCGCAGGGGGCCTGACGTGCGGCTGGTGGTGGGGGCGGCGATCGTCGACGACCTGCGCGCGCCGACGCGGCTGCTCGCCGCGCGGCGCAGCGCCCCGCCGGCGCTGGCCGGCCGCTGGGAGCTGCCCGGGGGGAAGGTCGAGCCGGGGGAGTCCCCGCAGGAGGGCCTGCACCGGGAGCTGCGGGAGGAGCTGGGGGTCACGGCGCGGCTGGGGGCCGAGGTGGTGCACCCCGACGGGGCGTGGCCGCTGACGCCGCAGCTGCGGATGCGCGTGTGGTGGGCCGTCGTGGACGGGGAGCCGCAGCCGCTGGAGGACCACGACGAGCTGCGGTGGCTGCCGCGCGGGCAGTGGTCCTCGGTCGACTGGCTGCCCGGCGACGTCGCGCTCATCGCGCAGCTGGAGCGCTCCTGAGGCACCCCGGGGGCCCACCCGCGAGCTGGCGGGCGGGCCCCCGGGGGGCGGGTCAGCGGTCGGCGCCCGGGACGGGGCTGTGCCAGTCGTGGTCGACCGCGGTGACGCGGGGGTCCCGGCGGTCGCCGCTGCGCCGCTTCGGCATCGTCATCTTGGGGTCGCGCGCGAGGTCCTTGACCAGGGCCGCCGCCATCAGCACCATGATCACCAGGAAGGGCGCGGCGGCGATGATCGTGACGTCCTGCAGCGCCTCCAGGCCGCCGGCGAAGAACAGCACGATCGCCACGAGCCCCATGAGCGCCCCCCACAGCGCGGTCAGCCACCTCCGCGGCTCGTCCACGCCGTAGGAGCTGAGGGACCCCATGACGATGCTGGAGGCGTCGGCCCCGGAGACGAAGAAGATCGCCACGAGGACCACGACGAGGACCGAGGTGAACCCGGACCAGGGGAACTGGGCCAGGAACGTGAACATCTGCGACTCCTGGTCGGCGATCCCGGCGATGTCGGCGCCGCCGGTGCCCTCGATGAACCTGCGCTGCAGGTCGATCGCGGCGCCGCCGAGGACGGCGAACCAGACCAGGCTCACGGTGGTCGGGACGAGCATGACGCCCACGACGAACTCGCGGATCGTGCGCCCCTTGGAGATCTTGGCCAGGAAGGCGCCGACGAAGGGCGTCCAGGACACCCACCACGCCCAGTAGAAGAGCGTCCACGCGCTGAGCCAGTCGGTGCCGCCGAAGGCGCCCGTGCGGAAGGCCATGTGCGGCAGCGCGGACAGGTAGTTGCCGGCCGAGGCGGGGATGAGGTCGAGCACGAAGACCGTCGGGCCCACGACGAAGAGGAAGAGCAGCAGGACCAGGGCCAGCACCATGTTCGTGTTGGACAGCCACTTGATGCCGCGGTCGATGCCGCTGACCGCGGAGAGGATGAAGCACACGGTCAGGACGGCGATGATGACCGCCTTGACGGTCGTCGAGCTGGCGACCCCGAAGACCTCGGTGAGCCCGCCGTTCATCTGCGCCGCCCCCAGGCCCAGGCTGACGGCCGAGCCGAAGAGGGTCGCGAAGATCGCGAAGACGTCGATGACGCGGGCCGCGCCCCGGCCCCGGCGGCCGCGCAGCAGGGGCGCGAAGGCGGCCGAGAAGCCCCCCGCGCGCTCCTTGCGGTAGCTGGAGTACGCCAGCGCCAGCCCGACGACGGCGTAGATCGCCCACGGGTGCAGGCCCCAGTGGAACAGCGAGTAGTTCATCGCCTCGCGCGCCGCGGCCTGCGACCCCGGTGCGGCGTCGTTCTGCGGGACCGTCACGAGGTGGGCGACGGGCTCGGCGACGCCGTAGAACATCAGGCCGATGCCCATGCCGGCGGAGAACATCATCGCGACCCAGGACGCCCGGGAGTGCTCGGGACGGTCCTCGTCGCGGCCGAGGCGGATGCGGCCGAACCTGCTGAAGGCCAGGACGAGGGCGAGGACCACGAAGCCGGTCGCGCCGAGCACGAAGGCCCAGCCGAAGTCAGCGACGACGACGTCGAGGACGGCGTCCGCGCCGGCCTTCAGCCGGGTGGGCCACAGGGCCCCGACGAGGAGGAAGAGGACGACCAGCCCGGCGGCGACCACGAGGGTCGTGCGGTCGACGGGGGGCCGGGCCGGCACGCTCCCGGAGGGGCCCGGCGAGGGCGTGCCGGAGGGTCGTGACGGGGGTGTCGGGGACGTGCCGGGCCGGTGCTCAGGTGGTGCGGACATGGCCCCGAGGGTGGCACGAAGTGACTAGTCCAAGCCAACCGGCGATGATCACAAAGGACCACCTCGGCGGCGTTCGCGCAGGTCAGCGCGGTGGTTCCCCGTTCAAGGACCGCGGGGCCGACAGGGTCGGCCCGGGCGCGGATAGACTGGGGTGTCAACCCTCCTGACCCGGCTCCCGCACCCGTGCGCGCGGTGGCCCGGACACGTCGAGACTTCGAAGAGCGGATCGAGAACCTGATGCCCTTGAGCACCCGCGAGGACTTGCGCAACGTCGCGATCGTCGCCCACGTCGACCACGGCAAGACCACCCTCGTCGACGCGATGCTCTGGCAGTCCGGCGCCTTCCGCGCCAACGCCGACGTCGCCGACCGCGTCATGGACTCCGGTGACCTCGAGCGCGAGAAGGGCATCACCATCCTCGCCAAGAACACCTCGGTCCGGTACTCCGGCCCCGGTGCTCCCGAGGGCGGCATGACCATCAACATCATCGACACCCCCGGCCACGCCGACTTCGGCGGCGAGGTCGAGCGCGGGCTGTCCATGGTCGACGGCGTCGTCCTGCTCGTCGACGCCTCCGAGGGGCCGCTGCCGCAGACCCGCTTCGTGCTGCGCAAGGCGCTCGCGGCGGGCATGCCCGTCGTCATCCTCGTCAACAAGGTCGACCGCCCCGACGCGCGCATCTCCGCCGTCGTGGAGGAGACCTACGACCTGCTGCTGGACCTGGCCGCCGACATCGAGGGCATGGACGCCGACAAGCTCCTCGAGGTCCCCGTCGTCTACGCCTCGGCCAAGAACGGCCGCGCGTCGGTGAACCAGCCCGAGGACGGCGGCCTGCCGGACTCCGAGGACCTCGTCCCGCTGTTCCAGACGATCCTGGACACCATCCCGGCGCCGACCTACGACCCCGAGACCCCGCTGCAGGCGCACGTCACCAACCTCGACGCCTCCCCGTTCCTGGGGCGCCTGGCGCTGCTGCGCGTCTTCTCCGGCGAGCTCGTCAAGGGCCAGCAGGTCGCCTGGTGCAAGCACGACGGCACCATCCAGCGCGTCAAGATCACCGAACTCCTCGTCACCGAGGCCGTCACCCGCGTCCCCGGCGAGAAGGCCGGCCCCGGCGACATCGTCGCCGTCGCCGGCATCGAGGACATCACCATCGGCGAGACGCTGGCCGACCCCGAGGACCCGCGCCCGCTGCCGCTGATCACCGTCGACGAGCCCGCCATCTCGATGGTCATCGGGACCAACACCTCCCCGATGGCCGGGCGCGTCAAGGGCTCGAAGGTCACCGCCCGGCTGGTCAAGGACCGCCTGGAGTCCGAGCTGGTCGGCAACGTGTCGCTGCGCGTCCTGCCCACCGAGCGCCCCGACGCCTGGGAGGTGCAGGGCCGCGGTGAGCTGGCGCTGGCCATCCTCGTCGAGCAGATGCGCCGCGAGGGCTACGAGCTGACCGTCGGCAAGCCGCAGGTGGTCACCAAGAAGGACGAGAACGGCAAGCTCCTGGAGCCCTTCGAGAGCCTGACCATCGACTCCCCCGAGGAGTACCTCGGCGCGATCACGCAGCTGCTGGCCGCCCGCAAGGGCCGCATGGAGACCATGACCAACCACGGCACCGGCTGGGTGCGCATGGAGTTCTACGTCCCCTCCCGCGGCCTCATCGGCTTCCGCACCGAGTTCCTCACCGAGACCCGCGGCACCGGCATCGCGCACGCGATCTTCAACCAGTACGACCACTGGGCCGGGGAGATCCGCACGCGCGCCTCCGGCTCGCTCGTCGCCGACCGCTCCGGCGCGGCGACCGGCTTCGCCATCGCCAACATCCAGGAGCGCGGTTCGCTGTTCATCGAGCCCACCACCGAGGTGTACGAGGGCATGATCGTGGGCGAGAACTCCCGCGCCGACGACATGGACGTCAACATCACCAAGGAGAAGAAGCTCACCAACATGCGCTCCTCCACCGGTGACGAGCTGGAGCGGCTCGTGCCGGCGCGCAAGCTGTCCCTGGAGCAGGCGCTGGAGTTCTGCCGCGAGGACGAGTGCGTCGAGGTGACCCCCGAGGCCGTGCGCATCCGCAAGGTGGAGCTGGACCAGACCCAGCGCGCCCGCGCCGCCTCCCGGGCCAAGAAGGGCTGACCCCCCGCACCGCCGCCGGAGCACCCCCGACCCACCGCGGGCGGGGGTGCTCCGTGCGTGCGGGACGACGGGGGGCTTGGATGGGGGCATGACGACGCAGCCCCCGCAGACCCCCGACGAACCCGGTGCCGCCGTGGCGGGCCGGGACCCCCTGGAGATCGCCCAGGACGTCGTGGACGACGTCGCGGGCGAGCTGGACCCCGCGGAGCTGGCCGCCCTGGAGGCGCTGGACCAGCCGCGGCGGGTGCTGTTCGTGCACGCCCACCCCGACGACGAGACCATCGGGACCGGGGCGACCATGGCCCGCTACGCCGAGGCCGGGGCCAGCGTGGTGCTGCTCACCCTGACCCGCGGCGAGCTGGGGGAGGTCATCCCCGCCGACCTGGCCCACCTGGACCCGCAGGGCCTGGCCGAGCACCGCGTCCACGAGCTCGCCACCGCCATGGAGGCGCTGGGCGTGGAGGACCACCGCTTCCTGACCCGGCCCGACGGCTCGGCCTACCGGGACTCGGGCATGGTGTGGCTGGAGCCGGGCCGGGCCGCGGCGGGGGACGACGTGCACCCGCAGGCGCTCGCGGCCGCCGACCCCGAGGAGGTCGCGGCCCAGGTGGCGGCGGTCGTCCGCGAGGTCCGCCCCCAGGTCGTCGTGACCTACGAGCCCGGTGGGGGCTACGGGCACCCCGACCACGTGCGGGCCCAGGAGGCGACGGCGCGCGCGCTGGTGCTGGCCGCGGGGGACGGGACGGGCGTGCCGTGGCAGGTGGCGAAGGTCTACGAGATCGTCCAGCCCGAGTCGGCCGTCCGCGAGGCCCTGCGCGCGATCGCGGCCTCGGGGGCGCAGGGGGCCGCCGACCCCGAGGGGCCGCTGCCGAGCGTCGTGGTCCCCGACGAGGCCGTGACGACGGTCGTCGACGGGACGGGGCAGCTGCCCGCCAAGCTCGCCGCGCTGCGCGCCCACGCCACCCAGATCAGCCTCGACCTCGACGCCGCGCCGCCCCTCATGCGGCTGTCCAACGGCGTGCCGCAGCCGGTCTGGCCGGTCGAGCACTTCCGGCTCGTGCACGGGGTGGCCTCGGGGCCCTTCGACGCCGACGGCCGCGAGACCGACCTGTTCGCGGGGGTGGCGCCCTCGGCCTGAGCCGCGGGCGGGGCGCCGCGGACCGGCTCGGTGATGACCCGATCACGGTCCGTTGCGCCGCTCGGGTGAACGCCATCGTCCGAACGCGTCACAGAGGGTGGCCCTGCGTGAACGGGCGGGGTTGGGTGGACGCACGTCCGGAACCGCCGGGCGGACCGAGAGGAGCCGCTCGTGGCCCACGACCAGCGCACGCCCGCGCCCCCCGCGCCCGTGGCGCGCCCCGCCCGCGACAGCGCCGACGTCGGCCGGGCGCGCGAGCGCAACCGCCGCCGCCGCACCCGGGCGCTGCTCCTGGCCGTCCTGGCCGCCGTGCTCCTCGTCGACGTGCGGCTGGCCCTCGGCGGCTCCCTCGTCCCCTCGCTGCCCGCCGTCGACCCGATCTACGTCATGGTCGGCGTCTTCTTCGCGCTGATGATCGCGCTGCTGCTGGGGCAGACGCTCGTCTCGGGCCGGTCCCCGCACGTCGTGTACCGGCCCGAGCAGATCGACGTCTCCCTCGACGACGTCGTGGGCCTGGACCCCGTCAAGGAGGACGTCGAGCGCAGCCTCGACCTGTTCCTGTCCGCCCGCACCTTCCGCACCCGCATGGGCGGCCGGCCCCGCCGCGGCCTGCTGTTCGAGGGCTCGCCCGGCACGGGCAAGACCCACATGGCCAAGGCCATGGCCCGCGAGGCCGGGGTCCCGTTCCTCTTCGTCTCCGCGACCAGCTTCCAGTCCATGTGGTACGGCGCGACGGCCCGCAAGCTGCGCTCCTACTTCAAGGCGCTGCGCAAGGCCGCCCGCCGCGAGGGCGGGGCCATCGGGTTCATCGAGGAGATCGACGCGATCGCCGCCGCGCGCGGCGGGATGAGCGCCGCGACCGCGACGGTCCCGCCCGCCAGCTCCGTCGTGGGCTGCGGCGGGCTGACGAACCTGCCGATGGCCGGGCCCGCGGCGCAGACCCCCGCGCTGCACGTCGAGCGCCTCGCCTCCAGCGAGGGCGCCAGCGGCGTCGTCAACGAGCTCCTCGTGCAGATGCAGTCCTTCGACGAGCCCACCACCTCCGAGCGGGTCGTCGGCTGGTTCGTCGACACCGCCAACCGGTTCCTGCCCGCCCACCGCCGGCTGACGCGGCCCGTGAGCGAACCCGTCGAGGTCCTGCTCATCGCCGCGACCAACCGAGCCGACGCCCTCGACCCGGCCCTGCTGCGCCCGGGCCGCTTCGACCGCCGGATGAGCTTCGGCCTGCCGGACAAGAACGGCCGCCGCCAGCTCGTCGACCACTTCCTGGCCCGCAAGGCCCACGAACCGGCCCTCGACGACGCCGAGCGGCGCGACGCCCTGGCCGGGATCACCAACGGCTACTCGCCCGTGATGATCGAGAACCTGCTCGACGAGGCCCTCGTCAACGCCGTCCGCCGCGACGGCGAGGGGATGAGCTGGGCCGACCTGGAGCACGCCCGCCTGGTCACCGAGGTGGGCCTGGGGCAGCCCGTCGCCTACACCGACCACGAGGCCCGGCTCATCGCCACCCACGAGGCCGGGCACGCGACCGTGGCCTGGCTCGTCGCCCCGCAGCGCCGGCTGGAGATCCTCACGATCGTCAAGCGCGCCGGCTCCCTCGGGCTGCTCGCCCACGGCGACGCCGAGGACGTCTACACCCGCTCGCGCACCGAGCTCGCCGGGATGATCAAGATCGCCTTCGGAGGGCAGGTGGCCGAGGAGCTGTTCTTCGGCGACGTGTCCACCGGCCCCGCCGGGGACCTGCAGTCCGCGACGTCGGTCGCCGCGCAGATGGTCGGCTCGGCCGGCATGGCCGGCACGCTGGTGTCCTTCGCCGCCGTCCAGCAGGGCGCCTTCGCCGACGGCAACCTCGTCTCCC contains:
- a CDS encoding AAA family ATPase, whose translation is MAHDQRTPAPPAPVARPARDSADVGRARERNRRRRTRALLLAVLAAVLLVDVRLALGGSLVPSLPAVDPIYVMVGVFFALMIALLLGQTLVSGRSPHVVYRPEQIDVSLDDVVGLDPVKEDVERSLDLFLSARTFRTRMGGRPRRGLLFEGSPGTGKTHMAKAMAREAGVPFLFVSATSFQSMWYGATARKLRSYFKALRKAARREGGAIGFIEEIDAIAAARGGMSAATATVPPASSVVGCGGLTNLPMAGPAAQTPALHVERLASSEGASGVVNELLVQMQSFDEPTTSERVVGWFVDTANRFLPAHRRLTRPVSEPVEVLLIAATNRADALDPALLRPGRFDRRMSFGLPDKNGRRQLVDHFLARKAHEPALDDAERRDALAGITNGYSPVMIENLLDEALVNAVRRDGEGMSWADLEHARLVTEVGLGQPVAYTDHEARLIATHEAGHATVAWLVAPQRRLEILTIVKRAGSLGLLAHGDAEDVYTRSRTELAGMIKIAFGGQVAEELFFGDVSTGPAGDLQSATSVAAQMVGSAGMAGTLVSFAAVQQGAFADGNLVSRVLGDGEGRRLVENLLSEQKESVRELLERNRHLVAALRDALLERHELVGHEITDVLEAARAAHAAPAVIDLRDPAPVHRDL
- a CDS encoding BCCT family transporter yields the protein MPARPPVDRTTLVVAAGLVVLFLLVGALWPTRLKAGADAVLDVVVADFGWAFVLGATGFVVLALVLAFSRFGRIRLGRDEDRPEHSRASWVAMMFSAGMGIGLMFYGVAEPVAHLVTVPQNDAAPGSQAAAREAMNYSLFHWGLHPWAIYAVVGLALAYSSYRKERAGGFSAAFAPLLRGRRGRGAARVIDVFAIFATLFGSAVSLGLGAAQMNGGLTEVFGVASSTTVKAVIIAVLTVCFILSAVSGIDRGIKWLSNTNMVLALVLLLFLFVVGPTVFVLDLIPASAGNYLSALPHMAFRTGAFGGTDWLSAWTLFYWAWWVSWTPFVGAFLAKISKGRTIREFVVGVMLVPTTVSLVWFAVLGGAAIDLQRRFIEGTGGADIAGIADQESQMFTFLAQFPWSGFTSVLVVVLVAIFFVSGADASSIVMGSLSSYGVDEPRRWLTALWGALMGLVAIVLFFAGGLEALQDVTIIAAAPFLVIMVLMAAALVKDLARDPKMTMPKRRSGDRRDPRVTAVDHDWHSPVPGADR
- the mshB gene encoding N-acetyl-1-D-myo-inositol-2-amino-2-deoxy-alpha-D-glucopyranoside deacetylase, with protein sequence MTTQPPQTPDEPGAAVAGRDPLEIAQDVVDDVAGELDPAELAALEALDQPRRVLFVHAHPDDETIGTGATMARYAEAGASVVLLTLTRGELGEVIPADLAHLDPQGLAEHRVHELATAMEALGVEDHRFLTRPDGSAYRDSGMVWLEPGRAAAGDDVHPQALAAADPEEVAAQVAAVVREVRPQVVVTYEPGGGYGHPDHVRAQEATARALVLAAGDGTGVPWQVAKVYEIVQPESAVREALRAIAASGAQGAADPEGPLPSVVVPDEAVTTVVDGTGQLPAKLAALRAHATQISLDLDAAPPLMRLSNGVPQPVWPVEHFRLVHGVASGPFDADGRETDLFAGVAPSA
- a CDS encoding NUDIX domain-containing protein: MRLVVGAAIVDDLRAPTRLLAARRSAPPALAGRWELPGGKVEPGESPQEGLHRELREELGVTARLGAEVVHPDGAWPLTPQLRMRVWWAVVDGEPQPLEDHDELRWLPRGQWSSVDWLPGDVALIAQLERS
- the typA gene encoding translational GTPase TypA — encoded protein: MPLSTREDLRNVAIVAHVDHGKTTLVDAMLWQSGAFRANADVADRVMDSGDLEREKGITILAKNTSVRYSGPGAPEGGMTINIIDTPGHADFGGEVERGLSMVDGVVLLVDASEGPLPQTRFVLRKALAAGMPVVILVNKVDRPDARISAVVEETYDLLLDLAADIEGMDADKLLEVPVVYASAKNGRASVNQPEDGGLPDSEDLVPLFQTILDTIPAPTYDPETPLQAHVTNLDASPFLGRLALLRVFSGELVKGQQVAWCKHDGTIQRVKITELLVTEAVTRVPGEKAGPGDIVAVAGIEDITIGETLADPEDPRPLPLITVDEPAISMVIGTNTSPMAGRVKGSKVTARLVKDRLESELVGNVSLRVLPTERPDAWEVQGRGELALAILVEQMRREGYELTVGKPQVVTKKDENGKLLEPFESLTIDSPEEYLGAITQLLAARKGRMETMTNHGTGWVRMEFYVPSRGLIGFRTEFLTETRGTGIAHAIFNQYDHWAGEIRTRASGSLVADRSGAATGFAIANIQERGSLFIEPTTEVYEGMIVGENSRADDMDVNITKEKKLTNMRSSTGDELERLVPARKLSLEQALEFCREDECVEVTPEAVRIRKVELDQTQRARAASRAKKG
- a CDS encoding DUF305 domain-containing protein, coding for MLQRHGDADGLMRALTGRGALLAAVGLLLALVLGVLAGRALPTAPGANSVDVGFARDMATHHAQAVAMAYTAVQTAPSAEVRQLAVDIASTQGNQAGRMQQLLLSWGQPLSRAGTPVMAWMAGTDLHARHEVEQAQGRPMPGMATAAEVARLGTETGRTFEVDFLQLMLRHHEGGVEMAQYGAEHATTQEVRDLARAIAASQRAESEVLTGYLAARGAQPLPQGA